Proteins found in one Poecilia reticulata strain Guanapo linkage group LG15, Guppy_female_1.0+MT, whole genome shotgun sequence genomic segment:
- the LOC103476765 gene encoding indoleamine 2,3-dioxygenase 2-like produces METNYRETLQADFDAFDISEELGFILEEPLTHLPDYYRVWLDLANNLTHLIESRKLRDVVHKMPILSPHHLSNHRELRLAHLALGFISMGYVWQEGQHEPAKILPKALAWPYWLISRRIGLPPILTYADSVLANWKLKDPTRDMEIGNMDLIFSFPGGETCRGFFMVSLLVEMAASSGITGSLEVMHAVKISDLIGIQKGLIKVTQSLKKMKETFQLMHNHVEANTFHGTLRIFVSGWRDNPMLPRGLLYEGVSNEPVLLSGGSAAQSSAIQCFDALLCIQHEGETGAFLTRMRDYMPPAHRQLIETLSVCPSLRDFITTCSDSDLCQAYNSCVSALVDLRSYHLNTVAKYVTVPGNRARAMGCPLRGAGTALNTTGTGGSNLMVFLKTVRNTTQKALILERPTTTRET; encoded by the exons ATGGAGACAAACTATAGAGAAACACTGCAGGCGGACTTTGATGCATTTGATATATCTGAAGAGCTCGGATTTATCCTTGAAGAGCCACTG ACTCACCTTCCAGATTATTATCGGGTGTGGTTGGACTTGGCAAATAACCTGACACATCTGATTGAGTCTCGTAAACTGCGAGATGTCGTTCATAAG ATGCCAATTTTGAGTCCCCATCATTTAAGTAACCATCGGGAGCTCCGGCTGGCCCATCTTGCCCTGGGGTTCATCAGTATGGGATATGTATGGCAGGAGGGACAACATGAGCCTGCAAAG ATTCTTCCCAAAGCCCTGGCCTGGCCTTACTGGCTCATATCTCGCAGGATCGGCCTTCCACCCATTCTGACCTATGCAGATTCAGTTTTAGCCAACTGGAAATTAAAGGATCCCACAAG ggATATGGAAATTGG gaacatggatttaatattttcctttcctGGAGGGGAGACTTGCAGAGGGTTTTTTATGGTGTCGTTGCTGGTGGAGATGGCTGCCAGCTCAGGCATAACG GGATCCCTGGAGGTGATGCACGCCGTGAAAATTTCCGACCTAATTGGCATACAGAAAGGCCTAATCAAAGTAACACAGTCTCTGAAGAAGATGAAGGAAACATTCCAACTCATGCACA ATCATGTCGAGGCAAACACATTTCATGGAACATTGAGGATTTTTGTCTCAGG GTGGCGAGATAACCCCATGCTTCCAAGAGGGCTCCTGTACGAAGGCGTTAGCAACGAGCCGGTTTTGCTGTCAGGTGGAAGTGCAGCGCAGAGCTCAGCCATTCAGTGCTTTGATGCTTTGCTATGCATTCAACATGAAGGCGAGACAG GAGCCTTCCTGACACGCATGAGAGATTACATGCCCCCTGCACATCGGCAGCTGATTGAaactctgtctgtctgtccgtcgcTACGAGATTTCATTACGACTTGCTCCGACTCTGACCTCTGCCAGGCCTACAACTCCTGCGTCTCTGCTCTGGTGGATTTACGGAGCTATCATCTCAACACCGTGGCCAAGTATGTCACTGTGCCTGGTAACCGTGCCAGAGCCATGGGCTGCCCTCTCAGAGGAGCGGGTACTGCCCTCAACACCACTGGAACTGGCGGCTCGAATCTCATGGTTTTCCTCAAGACTGTCCGTAACACCACCCAGAAAGCGCTGATCTTAGAAAGACCCACGACAACAAGAGAAACATAA